The DNA segment aATTACGCAAATATAAACCAGACAGAAACTCCTTTGTTAAACTATCATCTTATTATGGTTATGCTAATATACAAAGTTGACTTTAAACTTCAGTGGTTTATAATGTCTATTTTATAAACTTATCATTGtaattaaaaaagtaaacctTTCACTTCCTATTAAAGTGTTAATCATACCTGCCCTTCAGGAGggttaaaaattttattctattatgtcAAAGATTCTCTTATTCATCTGCTCttatgtgtatataaaaaagGTGTTTAACGTATCTCATTCTTACTATTTTCCACTGTGAGAAAATACAGATTCTTCATAATTTCAACATGTAAAATATTAAGTCCTTTACAAATTATGGACATGAATAATTTAAGGAacatttctctttaaataatttacaaattcTATTGttgtaagaaaaattaaaaacattcaaatgaTCCCATATGGATATAGCCTTTAGGTAGAGAACAGAATGAGACATAAATAATTCTAATGTAGCTCTAAAAATAACATAATCCTTCTTGTCTTTTCTTAAGTAGAAATTTGGACTAACGTTGAgaagacataaaatatttcacagtTACAGAAAATATAATAACCCATATATcttgaaaaaatttttgaaacttttataCTAGTTTTTACcatcattcattcagtcattaaccaaatctttaaaaatgatatacCCATTTCAGTTCTTTAATAAGTATTCACCAAAAGCACACTTTCTATTTCAAGAAGCAAATTTAGTATAGTTTCGAAGGATTGTCTTACAttgaaagaaagaacataaaCAATTTATAATTAATCTCCATAAGTACAGAAAAGATGTCTGAAGAAATTGCTCTAGGAAGTGTAGAAACACTGGATGACATGTGTAGTTGATCAGGGTCTCAGAATAAGGAGGACTTGTGtcattgaaaatgaaaagtataGGCGTTTTAATGGGGACACACAGCAAGAGCACAGCTGCAGGGTACAGTTCTGGTAGGACACTGCATCCCTGAGAAAACAGGTCTCTCTCATAGCCAGTCATTGTTAGATAATGTGTATTGCAGCAAGATTATAGAAGCCCTAAAAAACTACCTGGAAAAATTTAACTTTATACACAGTGGATACATACCACACAATTTTGAGAACAATATCATGCAATCGATATTGCAGAATGATCCATATAGTAACATAGTGCAAAAAATTCCAAATGGAAGGAAAATTAAGAACAGCAGAAAGCAATTATATCATTATAAACATTATGTTTAATTTGGTAAAGAAGTTATCATAGATTAACGTAACGAAGCAATCAATTTATGATTGATACATGTACttgcattccctttaaaaataggttctggaaatttacatttttttattattcacattGATACAAACTATTCCAATGTATAAAATTCCTTTGAGTATATACATGTAGTGAAAAAGAAGATTCTGATTTTACATGAATGCAcacccatttaaaaatatattcctacaAATTACAGATGCTTCTTGATTTATGAATGGGTTATTTCCTGAGAGCACCTTGATTTATGATGGGGTACAGGCTGATAAAgccattgtaaattgaaaatatcataaatcaaagAATGCATTGAATACACCTAACCTATTGAACATTATGGTTTAGCAACACAGTGCCCTACAGTATTTTCCCTGTTTACCCTTGCTATCTTGTGTCTGCCTGGAAACTGTGACTTGCTGCCGCTGTCCAGCATCCTGAAAAAGTAACATGCCTCATACTGCTAGCATAGAAAgacatcaaaattcaaaattcaaaatacagtttCTATTGAATGGTATCACATTTGTAtcattataaagttaaaaagaaacacaTCATTAGTGGAACCAACTATAAGTCAGGAACCATGTGTACTTTCTTCTGACACCTGAGGACATAATATTGCAATATTTATAATACATGAGGAAAATATGTTCTAGTGTAAAGTCTATAACCATAAGACCTCTCAGGAGAACAGCTGAGCTAAACATGAAGATTCTCATAGGTCCTTTCAAGCACAGACTAGCTGAGAGCTGTAACAAACCTGTTAGGGAAAAACAATTTATAGAATGAACAATACCATGTATTTTGGGTAATATGAGTGCAAATTCCATCACCACCTTATCCCTTTATTTTCCTGAGCAAAGATTGTCTCTTATGTATCAGGAACAACTTTACCAGGTTTAAAAGTGTATAAAAGATGTATTTCTACTCTTTCTTAAATCTGTAAACATTATAAACTTGAGGCTTAAAAAgtactataaaaaatttttagttgttcaGACAAGCATCTATTTCCATGCAAACTTCGACTGATATTATTAAAGTATTTCGCAATACTTtggaaatgaaatcaagaaataCTGTTAGGAAAATTCTGTGATGATTTCTGTTAAGCACCATGACACAAAGAATTGAAATTTGCTAcatgatacaaaacaaaactatttctgCTACAAAGAGAATAAATTATCAAAACATTCCTATGCCCGTAAGAAAGTCTATACCCAAGATCAAGAGATTAAACAAAACAGATTAAAGCAGAGAATAACAAAAATCATCACTTACCCATATTTTGCAAAATTTGCCCAACATTTCATTATGAATCTACTCAAAATTTCCTCAGCTCTTGTGTAGTTCACTCTTCTTTCCAGAGGTAAACCAAAGACAAATTCAATTTCATAGCCATGCATCACTCCCATCCATTCTGGCCAAGGAAGTTTAGAAGATCGGTGTTCAAAGTAGTAGAAAAAGGCATTATTTCCCAATTCTGAGAACTTCTTGGTGAACTCCAAGGCAGGACATATGATATTATAATCGCCAACAACATCGTCCAAGGCCTCACGGTAGTTTTCAGGTCTCTGATCATCTAACCAATCCGCATAGTGGAAAAGAATTGATTCCTTTGCAAATTCACTCActccttcaaaaaatatttttaaaccttcTTGAAATTCCCTCCTGTTTATGATGCTATTGTTATCTTTGCTGAAACCAGGAACACCATATACTAGAAAAGCTGTCCCTTCATCTTTATTAACACCCACTAATATCTGAGTTTTTTTGAATTGTCCAAGTTGGAGTAATGTGTCTGGCATGTCAGTGAGGAAATCGCCATCCACAGTGGGACCAAATTTTACTGCCAAGAGAGTATCATAGGGGAGAACAAATACTTCATTGAGAAGAATTTCCTGGGGATCTTTATTTTGAAGGCATTTTATTATCTCAGTCTCATTCTCTCTGGAGCAACCAATAAATTTAGCTAAGGTCAAGGTTCTATTTCTGGCTTCATAAAGAGACATTACCGCCCAAGGGGCATTGGAGGATCCACTTTGAAGAATGGCTCTGGTGAACAAAGGGTGGCTTCTAggagagagcaaatgaaggctCACTGAAGCTGCTCCTGCACTTTCTCCAAAGAGAGTCACACTTTTAGGATTTCCACCAAAGGCTGCTATATTTTTATGGACCCACTGAAGAGCCAATTGTTGATCAAATAAGCCCATGTTTCCTGGAGCCTCTGGGTTTCCAGGTAAGGCCAAGAATCCTAGTGCACCCACCCTATAGTTCATTGAAACCACAATAACTCTTTCAACCCGGGCCAGAAACTTGCCATCATAGACATGTAAAGAGGATGTCCCAGTTTGAAAACCACCACCATAGATCCATATCATTACAGTGGCATTCTTTGGTTTAGGTGCCGGAATCCACACATTCAGATATAAGCAGTCTTCACTGAGGTCTGTGTTTGGATTCCACATCTCTGATCCAGGGAAGCCCGGGAAGCTTTGATCAATGTTCTGATAGCAAGAATTTGCATATTTTGTGGCATTCCAGATGTCAGACCAGTTATTCAGGGGTTGTGGCTTTTTGAATCGAAGTGTACCAATAGGTGGCTGGGCATAAGGAATTCCCAGAAAAGCAGTGACAGTGCCACCAAGAACTGATAAGCTCCTCCCTCTGACTTTCCCAGTCTTGGTTGTGATTATCATATCTTCTTCAGTGTGTGACTTCCTAATAAGCATGCAGAGCAGAAGAAACCACAAGAGAAACTGAATACCGACAACTGAGTGCTTGTTCTGCATATTGATTTCTGAAAGAGAGGTAAGTAGAAATTTTGATCAGCCTATGTATAAAGTGCTATGTGTACTTTTACTGATgataatttactaaaatatattgCTTCTCATTATGAACTATGAACACTGTGAACTATGTACTATGAACTATGAACACTAAAAAATCTGCTATCACTAGGGCATAcgttgaaaaaacaaaagaaaatgaagatttaattttcaatttagaaaaaaaaataagtagaatggAAAGTAGAAGTAACTTTGTTCTTGATAGTTAGGATCAAACTTCTGCaaagatttcatattttaaagagaaagtttatctcaagcatataaaatatcaatcctgcaccatgtacagtcacATTAAATATAGCATTGAAGGGGTACTCGTGTCAGATATAATTTCAGTCTTAATTCAAAACACAAGCtcatgtattttttgaaatattgctGGTTGGTTCATGACAAAACTCTAAAGTACATTAAGACTTTTTAAGGCTCCACAGATTTCTACTATTGCCCTTTTTTTGTAACATGGTCCCTTTTGTGGTCTTTTCGCTTACTAATTTCCTGTATACAATCTTAGTGTATTGTCAAAAAGTGATTTATACAATATATTCATAGAATGttacataacaaaaatataatagttgcaatttattttataaattataaaaaataacaaacctgCTCCCACCATCAAAGCCGAAAGAGCCATGTATGCATCCAGgaaatttctctgaaatttgATAGGGATGAGGGGCTTCTGTCTGAATTGCAAACCCAATGGTGAGAACAATAAGATATTATAATGCATGGAAGAAGATACTGCCTTAGGAGCAATTTTACACAATGCATATCTGCTAATTTGTTAATTTCTTGAAGCACATGCAACTGATTAAATGTGTTATCATAGTCAgagtttcttctgttttgatggTGGACAAAATGACTGGAATTAGAGGATCATAACTGAGAAATTAAGGGgataagtgaaagaagcaaaataatctttgcaaagtacaaaataataaatatttaacattttgttaaataCTATTTTTGATCATTTGGATAGGTCTAAGttttatcaaaaaattttaatggatatCTGAGTTTCTTTTacataacaatattttaaaaccacatcTAAAACTCCATGTTCTAAAGAGGAATTGAAATATGTAGTGcaaatatcatttaaaagaaCTTTATATAACTACAAGAAAcacaattaaaatattcattttcaggTAGCAGTTCTCatctatataatgaaaataaaggtccagaaatatacaaaatctttatttttttttctgatactataATTATAAATCCAACCTGTGTGACCAAGATACTAATCCTGTCAGCATTGAGCATTAGTATTTACTTTGAATATTGGTTTTTactttgtttgtttaatttagaTTGTTTCAGAAGGCAGAGAATGAGGCACTGTCCTGGTATGTTATTCTAGAACAGTCATATTTAAAATCAGCTTAATTCACCACTGTTCATAGCACAGCTAGAAATCAAAAACCTTTTGATTCAAACATATATCTGCATAAATTAAACCATGGTTTATATCACTTGGTTTGGAGCTTACTACTCATGACTTTATCCATATCAATATATAATTCTGTCAATATCCATATGTAAGTGCAAACACATATCTATAGACAATGATGGTCACAATACGTTCTGTTTTAAATCAAGTCacagattatttttatgttctttgatACTATTGAATGTGTACtaacatcaataaaatttttattatagcagaaatattataacattttctgtacccatgatatttaaaatttattatgattGTAGTAAATGTTATGCATTTGTtgcattataaataataatggaCAAATAATATATACTAATAATATATTGTTTCTGATAACCTAATATTTACTGTGGGAATTATAAACTTTTAACAGGAGTTTTAGAGGCACTGCTATAATAgttcttttactctttttttcttagtaattaCTAAATCCTTTTACAcgaataaatgaatgagatgaAGTCCTGTGAGATGTTTCCCCCTTTCAAAAACCTACTTTGTCAAGGAAAAAGGAATGATATGAAGCAGGCTTAGTCTACACAATCTTTCAACAAATTTCTGATTGTCATTTGTCCTTCTTACCTTGCTCAGTCAGTGTCCCTCTGACCAAAGAAAAGATTCCCTATTATTTCTTTGATCTTATTCAAATAttggtttacttttaaaaatcaaacagaatgCTAATTGTTTTTGGCCTCTGAtagtttaaacatttttgttctacaaatattttactaattttattgcAAAGCAGATATAATTACTAAAAAGTGTATTCATTTCATATGcaactaatttaaaattaatatgtaattaataaatatggTAACTTTATTATGTTTAAAATAGCTGTTATTTTACCCGAAAGGTTGTAACTTAGattaatttacataaatattacttatacatttttatttatattttgtgccAAGTAGATCTTAATTTTATGCAGTACTATTCATGGGAATtagagtaatttttttcaataattatatCTATGATTTTTCACCTCATAAATAATGTAATTCTTAACATTATAAACAAGTATTTTAAGAACAGTTATTGCAAGGATAACTATAGTTTTGACTCAAATGCTACTTGTTGAAGATTGTTATATACTAAATAAGTAAATCTGTACCTTCATATGAAAACTTGCAAATGTTCACATACTTAATGTAGTTGGAGATTTTTACATTCGATTGCAGtgttttgtttaaataaacatcACTTTGTTGTCATAATCTGATATTCTGTATTCTAACATATTGCtatacaatttttttcatttatgctttttaaatataaataaatgaaagaagactaACAAAATGCTACCAGCCTATATGTTTAAATTGttaataatcattaaaatattcaatagaaCTTCATTGTTTCTCCTTCCATAAATTTTGGTATAATTGGAAACTGCCATTGACTACACATATACATACCCTGTGTATCATAAAAAAAATGGGGCAAATTTTCACACCAAGTACAACAATAAAAGGAATTTAGATCAATTAACTTATTGAAGTAGTAGATAATACTGAAAGAAAGATGAGACTTTGGTTTATAATGgcaaaagtaaatgaataaattccaaGTTCATCAAATGTTCCAGGACATAAAAAGTAAGTGGCAATTTTAGGGAAATTCTAAACtttcaaaaatacaatttttaaaataaaactcaaaaactgttttctttttgcattttaatttcaaaattcccCAGCCAGTTATAAGAAATATACAGTGTTATACTATATGATGTGGATGCAATTAACTGATTGAAATAAAGAACTATTTATTTACTAAAGAACTGTTTATTGATTGATAATTGGATATCAACTAAGTATTCAAATTAATGGGCCAGCCAGTGCCTACataaagaaatgtcagaaatgttCCTAATAGTCTTCTCTGCATGTAGTTTTCCTATCTTTAAAAAGTCACAATGAAATACatctttttatttggaaataaagtctGTTAAAATGTTGAGGAAAGCAATCTAGATAATATTGATATGATGTAGAACAAGAACCAATAAAATGATCTGGTcaaattaaagtaaataaattcttaaatcaAACCCCCAAATCTTGTTTCCTGTCATGTTGAGAAAAGTGGGAAAGTGAGAGAGACTATTTTACAGTATGTTACTGCCTCTTGGGGATCTTTCAGTTATCAGTTAGGCTCTGAAAGGTTGTGCACAGATAGGAGATACTATATTAGGTATGAGAAGCACAAGATCTGTATCTGTTCTCAATCAAGAAGACTGTTCACACACTCGTGAACACTTAATTTTTTGATCTCTTAGGTCTTCTTTGGAAGTTGACTTTGCTCTGAAGTTATCTCTTCTATTTCTCTAACGTCTTTGACAGTCCAGTAAGAGTGAGCAAATTTTAACAAAGACATTAAAACAAAGATAATGTATGATCTAAATATGTATTATTGttaccaataaataaattgagaaagGTACTACATTTTTACATAAGATGTAACTTGTTAAAATATTACTagcctatattttttaaaaatataatatggaaTAGATGTTGGacaatttttacttaattttttacttaaaagtgGGACattgcaaataaacaaaaataacatctgggaaaagaaaacagaactttgAAAATCCAGTTAGAAATTATATTTGAGATTCAAAGACCATGTTATTTTATACCTACAGAGGACTCTGAATATCTTTCCAAGCAATATGCCACACTTCAAATGTTCAATCTTATCCTTAAGCAAAGaattttttataaatgagaaataaagtttcatttatcACTGGTATTAGTTTATATTAAGGAAGTATTACATATAACATTCTTAATGGACATATATTAATAAAAGAGcagacctcagaaaatgaaaatatatataaaaatagaaatctaaaaaatgaaataattttgttcatgtttcagttttctttcaatttaatttactttatacTCTTAAAGTTTAATGCCCTGGCGAAACAGGTTACTgatgtcataaaaataatattaagtttagaagattaaaaaatgagcagaaagtctatatttgcttattatttctacaataataaaataacattaaatgtagGATATGTTGCTACAATTTAAACAGGACTCAAAAGAAAGAAGTCTCAaaaggcaaaggagaaacatttgtaaatcaatttaggaaacagatttttgttttacataaaagaaaagttGAACTTCTCTTAGTTGATAATGTGAAAGTTTCAGATGACAACATATTGATTACGAAATTATCCTGCTAGGTAATCAGTAAGAGAACTATTAATGTTATGCCACttcaaaaagaggagaaaatagatCAAACCTGACCAAAGATCACTTGTATTACTCTTTTAAGGCAAGAGTCATTAATCAATGCATTTAAGAATAAAGTAGcgtaaaatatttttccttgaggAGCTCACAAAGAACAAATATCACAGTGATTCCTCAAGTGATATGGGCCTCttacaaagaagaataaattccTTATTCCCTCAACAGTTAAATAGACTAGATCTACATtcccaggaaaagagaaagatctgATGCATGTGCCTGCTCACTTGCTTCATCTGTCCCATTTGCAAGCTTCAGTGACTGTTCCCCACAGAGCACCAAGGGGcaaacaaaaatgtgaagaaacCACACTCCTCCCACAAAATGAGTCTCACTTCTCTCCAAAAAAGTGTAAATTCAGATCAACTTACCCGGCTTTCTgcaaaaaaaagatgataaagtTTGCAAGGAGTAGAAATCATGCAATACTTCAGGGAAATGCAGGATGCAGCTGCTGCTCCAGCCTGTAAATTGGACTGCACTGACATTACAATCAACTGTTACTGACAAAGCTCGCGAGAGTTGGCAGCAGCAACTTGATCTAGAGGCAGCCAATCTTTACTTTCTGACATCTGTTCAGAGGCTAATGGTATGAATGCAGTAGTGATTCATTTACAAAAGTATTACTGGATCATGCTTTATAATCACAGGCAGTcttctaaaattgaaaaaaaaaaaagatatggaagCTTTCTTAACAGAAAATGCATGATTTCTAAACACCatcagaacttttttttcttttatagtttttccTATGCTTAAGATTTAAAGATGTGCACTTTGTTCTAAAGAAATGCTGTTATTGAAATCTGCTGTTCAATCTGTGAAAATTATGTAGTTTTAAAGTATCATAAGAAAGAAAGTGGGAAACAATCACCCTGTAGATATAAAGCTGTGCAAAAGACTCGTTTTATTAACTGAGTGAAAATCTCTGATATGTatcccttttcttcccccacaTCTCAAAACTTATTTAAGTTATACAAATTTCACTGTTCTTAGTAATTTACTTTTTGAGGAGTCCTGCAAGCAGGTGTATGCAATGAAAAGCCACAATTTTCTGGCCAGGTTAAGGAAATACCATGAGAGAGCTTCAACACATGCTGTAGAAAGACTTTTTGTAGTTGGTAACTGGCAGTTCATACGCAGGGGAGgatgtatttttatcttttgggTTCATTGTTCCTGAAAGACATATtagggaaaaatttaaaagaaaaacttctaaTGAACTCTTTAATGCCTGACTTCTCAGTGCCATTACATTCTTCATCTTTGGAAATTAGATCTTTCACTTCTAATTCTCTTATCTTTCACCTCATTGAGGACTAATAAGAAGGCATGTATTTGTAGAAAGGTTTATTTTCGTTatgcaataatattttaaaatttcaaacatgcaaatataaaaactagtaatttctattgttattttatattgTGACAAGCATTGTAACTAACAATTTACATgaactatattaaaaatatttgattaatattaTTAACCAAACTTTCAGCTAAGGCTTATAAAAATCAGGAATCAGAATTTTAATGTGGATTTGTCTGACATCATTTCAAGTCAACTAATTCTCAGATAATCatcatttctgtcttttaaacataacttttctatgaAAATTACTACCTAGGCAGTATTGACTAGACAATAAATCACACAATCATGATTTATCatgtatttggaaaatattttttctaataacaACCTAATTAAACAAAAGTTACAGAATGAATGTTGTATCTAAATGTAGGAAAAGTCTTTTTAAGAGGAAGTATGCTGACACTTTTGCTATGGGTTTCAAAGTAATGGCATTTCAGTTAAAATGCATTAATTCTGGTGGCTCACAAGAGAGGCCATTAGTTCAATATAGTGATTTACTTATCCAAATGTCAAAATTCTTCTTCCCACACAACTCAATTGCATTGTTTTCTGTGCTAGTATATAGTTAGTCTTATTTTCAAACCCTGCAATTATAgaggatttttaattttagtgaattcAACAGAGCACTTTGTGTGCTCCTAATACCCACTGGATGTTATACAAAACATATCACATTTTTacacatatttaattttcatcatttaaaaggACGCTTAAAACAAAATCAGATACAAGAAAATTTTTGAACTGATTACAAAAcctgacatttttttcctgctCAATGTTTTTACTTAAGTGAGTCACCTTTAGCTCCTGCCCCTTTACTTCATCTCTGTCATGGTTTCAAAGCTGTGCCCTGTTCAGATGCTTTACTTTACTTTGTCCTTTAAGCATCTCTTCTTCCTGTCATACTTGAGTGGCTTCCTTTGTGACTCAGTATGGAGCAGCTGATCTGCTTAGATGGTGTCATTCTTTTCTGACACTTCCAGCAGGAGGATGTAGGTCACACAGTGAGTGCGTTTCAGGGTTAGTAGGCAAGTGTTATTCACGGTCCTGATGGTTAGTGATCCTGCTGTTAAATGTTAAGTATGCTGGTAAGTGACACTGATGAAATGCCACAAGACTCTTGACGTGGCATTAATACGGCTCAGGTTTTGCAGCTACATATGCTGAAGCTTAGTCATGGCGACCATTATGGTCCTGTGTCTACAGTGGCTTCCAGTTACCCAGTCATGGTGTCTTCTGTTTTTAAGGTTTAATTGTGACTCAGTTACCAGGAGCTGGATGttttcttgatagtagcactc comes from the Sciurus carolinensis chromosome 9, mSciCar1.2, whole genome shotgun sequence genome and includes:
- the Bche gene encoding cholinesterase isoform X1 codes for the protein MQNKHSVVGIQFLLWFLLLCMLIRKSHTEEDMIITTKTGKVRGRSLSVLGGTVTAFLGIPYAQPPIGTLRFKKPQPLNNWSDIWNATKYANSCYQNIDQSFPGFPGSEMWNPNTDLSEDCLYLNVWIPAPKPKNATVMIWIYGGGFQTGTSSLHVYDGKFLARVERVIVVSMNYRVGALGFLALPGNPEAPGNMGLFDQQLALQWVHKNIAAFGGNPKSVTLFGESAGAASVSLHLLSPRSHPLFTRAILQSGSSNAPWAVMSLYEARNRTLTLAKFIGCSRENETEIIKCLQNKDPQEILLNEVFVLPYDTLLAVKFGPTVDGDFLTDMPDTLLQLGQFKKTQILVGVNKDEGTAFLVYGVPGFSKDNNSIINRREFQEGLKIFFEGVSEFAKESILFHYADWLDDQRPENYREALDDVVGDYNIICPALEFTKKFSELGNNAFFYYFEHRSSKLPWPEWMGVMHGYEIEFVFGLPLERRVNYTRAEEILSRFIMKCWANFAKYGHPNGTQNNSTRWPVFKSTEQNYLTLNTGSPRVHTKLRAQQCRFWTLFFPKVLEMTGNIDEAEQEWKAGFHRWNNYMMDWKNQFNDYTSKKESCMGL
- the Bche gene encoding cholinesterase isoform X2, producing the protein MQNKHSVVGIQFLLWFLLLCMLIRKSHTEEDMIITTKTGKVRGRSLSVLGGTVTAFLGIPYAQPPIGTLRFKKPQPLNNWSDIWNATKYANSCYQNIDQSFPGFPGSEMWNPNTDLSEDCLYLNVWIPAPKPKNATVMIWIYGGGFQTGTSSLHVYDGKFLARVERVIVVSMNYRVGALGFLALPGNPEAPGNMGLFDQQLALQWVHKNIAAFGGNPKSVTLFGESAGAASVSLHLLSPRSHPLFTRAILQSGSSNAPWAVMSLYEARNRTLTLAKFIGCSRENETEIIKCLQNKDPQEILLNEVFVLPYDTLLAVKFGPTVDGDFLTDMPDTLLQLGQFKKTQILVGVNKDEGTAFLVYGVPGFSKDNNSIINRREFQEGLKIFFEGVSEFAKESILFHYADWLDDQRPENYREALDDVVGDYNIICPALEFTKKFSELGNNAFFYYFEHRSSKLPWPEWMGVMHGYEIEFVFGLPLERRVNYTRAEEILSRFIMKCWANFAKYGHPNGTQNNSTRWPVFKSTEQNYLTLNTGSPRVHTKLRAQQCRFWTLFFPKVLEMTECH